A DNA window from Paenibacillus antri contains the following coding sequences:
- a CDS encoding S1C family serine protease — protein MKPYVWKVSGWVAAVAVTATIAAQASAAGAGGQGTPITAKEINGEVYLKAKEVLEQFGGSGIYNQKDGKFVYVEEKSVSAVVEKVSPAVVAIIGRPSESDQRTTVNRNDLIHGTGFIVKTDGWILTNAHVVKDLKEITVVTAAGKTFAGKRTHIDEESDLALVKIEAKQLPVAAFSKTDAAVGESVVAIGTPISFALRNSISVGVVSGVQRSLHSKYMLLQTDAAINPGNSGGPLVNLNGEVVGINTLKFAAVGVENLGFSIPADTAEYVMKHFFAYGKVKRPSLGVELEESWAALIGLPTTDPLKVKFVSKDSPAQKAGIKAGDVIYSINDVNVNTLVGYNELLKNYLPGDKAKIMLMSNGDLIRKEVTFGEAKELGDE, from the coding sequence ATGAAACCTTACGTATGGAAGGTGTCCGGTTGGGTTGCGGCCGTCGCCGTCACGGCGACGATCGCCGCGCAGGCGTCGGCTGCCGGCGCAGGCGGTCAAGGAACGCCGATCACCGCCAAGGAGATCAACGGCGAGGTGTATTTGAAGGCGAAAGAGGTACTGGAGCAGTTCGGAGGTAGCGGGATTTACAACCAGAAGGACGGAAAGTTCGTCTACGTGGAGGAGAAGAGCGTCTCGGCCGTCGTGGAGAAGGTTTCGCCTGCGGTCGTCGCGATCATCGGACGTCCGTCGGAAAGCGATCAACGGACGACGGTCAACCGGAACGACCTCATCCATGGCACCGGCTTCATCGTGAAAACGGACGGATGGATCCTGACGAACGCGCACGTGGTGAAGGACCTGAAGGAAATCACGGTCGTCACGGCTGCGGGGAAGACGTTCGCGGGCAAGCGGACGCATATCGACGAGGAGAGCGATTTGGCGCTCGTGAAGATCGAGGCGAAGCAGTTGCCCGTCGCAGCGTTCAGCAAGACGGATGCCGCGGTCGGCGAATCCGTCGTCGCGATCGGGACGCCGATCTCGTTCGCGTTGCGCAACTCGATCTCCGTCGGCGTCGTGAGCGGCGTACAACGGTCGCTGCATTCGAAATACATGCTGCTCCAGACGGACGCCGCCATTAATCCGGGAAACAGCGGCGGCCCGCTGGTCAATCTGAACGGCGAAGTCGTCGGCATCAATACGTTGAAGTTCGCGGCGGTCGGCGTCGAAAACTTAGGCTTTTCCATCCCGGCGGATACGGCGGAGTATGTCATGAAACACTTCTTCGCATATGGCAAGGTTAAGCGCCCTTCCTTGGGCGTCGAGCTGGAAGAAAGCTGGGCGGCCTTAATCGGACTTCCGACGACCGATCCGTTGAAGGTGAAATTCGTGAGCAAGGATTCGCCCGCGCAGAAGGCCGGCATTAAGGCGGGAGACGTCATCTACTCCATCAACGACGTCAACGTGAATACGTTAGTGGGTTATAACGAATTATTGAAAAATTACTTGCCGGGCGACAAAGCGAAGATCATGTTAATGTCGAACGGGGACTTGATTCGCAAGGAAGTTACTTTCGGAGAAGCAAAGGAGCTTGGCGATGAATAA
- a CDS encoding DHA2 family efflux MFS transporter permease subunit — translation MVKQYNTKAIMASLLICGFVGMFSETALNIAISNLMVVFDISAATAQWLTTGFLLTLGILMPMTGLLLQWFTTRQLFVGSLASSIVGTLIAALAVNFEMLMVARVLQAAGMGLLIPLMFNTILVVYPPEKRGAAMGFVGLVIMFAPATGPTVAGLMIEYLTWHYIFWLSLPVLIVGLLVGLKYLENVTEVTKPHIDILSVVLSTVGFGGVVFGFSKAGEGSEGWGHPVVVASIAIGLAALALFVLRQVTMREPMMNMRVFKYPMFIVGLLMVLSCMMIILSSMIILPMYLQNGMALSAFAAGLMLLPGSALNGFLSPYMGRLFDKYGPKWLVIPGLAIVAAALWFFSGITPATSIAFIVALHIGLMVGISMVWMPAQTNGLNQLPPELYPHGTAVMNTLQQVAGAIGTAVAISILTQGMERYLGSSSAPTEVVEVANAMTFGSQHVFLFAMIVTLIGLAMALFIRRVIVNHAAPMHSMH, via the coding sequence ATGGTAAAGCAATATAATACGAAGGCCATTATGGCGTCGCTGCTCATCTGCGGCTTCGTCGGCATGTTCAGCGAGACGGCATTGAACATCGCGATCAGCAACTTAATGGTCGTGTTCGACATCTCGGCCGCGACCGCGCAATGGCTGACGACGGGATTCCTGCTCACGCTCGGCATCTTAATGCCGATGACGGGGCTGCTGCTGCAATGGTTTACGACGAGACAGCTGTTCGTCGGTTCGCTGGCGAGCTCCATCGTCGGTACCTTGATCGCGGCGCTCGCGGTCAACTTCGAGATGCTGATGGTCGCGCGCGTGCTGCAGGCGGCCGGTATGGGTCTCCTGATTCCGCTCATGTTCAATACGATTCTGGTCGTGTATCCGCCGGAGAAGCGGGGCGCGGCGATGGGCTTCGTCGGCCTCGTCATTATGTTCGCGCCGGCGACCGGACCGACCGTCGCAGGACTCATGATCGAATATTTAACGTGGCATTACATCTTCTGGCTGTCGCTCCCGGTCTTGATCGTCGGGTTGCTCGTAGGGCTCAAGTATCTAGAAAATGTCACCGAAGTCACGAAGCCGCACATCGACATTCTGTCGGTCGTGCTGTCCACGGTCGGCTTCGGGGGCGTCGTCTTCGGCTTTAGCAAGGCCGGCGAAGGCTCGGAGGGATGGGGCCATCCGGTCGTCGTCGCTTCGATCGCTATCGGCCTCGCGGCGCTCGCCCTGTTCGTTCTGCGTCAAGTGACCATGCGCGAACCGATGATGAACATGCGCGTGTTCAAGTATCCGATGTTTATCGTCGGACTTCTGATGGTGCTTTCCTGCATGATGATCATCTTGTCGAGCATGATCATCCTGCCGATGTACTTGCAGAACGGCATGGCGCTGTCCGCGTTCGCCGCAGGGCTCATGCTGCTGCCGGGCAGCGCGCTGAACGGCTTCCTGTCGCCGTACATGGGCCGGCTGTTCGACAAGTACGGGCCGAAGTGGCTCGTCATCCCGGGCCTCGCCATCGTCGCGGCGGCGCTGTGGTTTTTCTCCGGCATTACGCCGGCGACGTCGATCGCGTTCATCGTCGCGCTGCATATCGGCCTGATGGTCGGCATCTCCATGGTGTGGATGCCGGCGCAGACGAACGGCCTGAATCAGCTGCCTCCGGAGCTGTACCCGCACGGTACGGCCGTCATGAACACGCTGCAGCAGGTGGCCGGCGCGATCGGCACCGCCGTCGCGATCAGCATTCTGACGCAGGGCATGGAACGCTACCTCGGGTCGTCGTCGGCGCCGACCGAAGTGGTCGAAGTGGCGAACGCGATGACGTTCGGCTCGCAGCATGTGTTCTTATTCGCGATGATCGTGACGCTGATCGGCCTCGCGATGGCGTTATTCATTCGTCGCGTTATCGTGAATCACGCGGCGCCGATGCATTCGATGCACTAA
- a CDS encoding AAA family ATPase: MQPSGPHLFLITGIMASGKSTVAQLLAERFERSVHLRGDVFRKMIVNDRVEAKPDGDADGLEQLRLRYRLAAQAADAYLEAGFHVVMQDVVVGTLLMDFLSYVGHRPLYLVVLCPSVAAVEAREAGRGKKGYGIWTPSQLDGVLRTETPKLGLWLDSTEWTPEETVSRILERAWDEGRIDEQK; this comes from the coding sequence ATGCAGCCGAGCGGACCGCATTTGTTCTTGATAACGGGGATTATGGCAAGCGGCAAGTCGACCGTCGCGCAGCTGCTGGCGGAGCGATTCGAACGATCCGTTCATCTCCGCGGGGACGTCTTCCGTAAGATGATCGTGAACGATCGGGTCGAAGCGAAGCCGGACGGCGATGCGGACGGGCTCGAGCAGCTTCGCTTGCGGTACCGGCTGGCCGCGCAAGCGGCGGACGCGTATCTCGAGGCTGGATTTCACGTGGTGATGCAGGACGTCGTGGTCGGGACGCTGCTGATGGATTTTCTGTCGTATGTGGGCCACCGGCCGTTGTATTTGGTCGTGCTGTGCCCCTCCGTCGCCGCCGTCGAAGCGCGGGAGGCCGGCCGGGGGAAGAAGGGGTACGGGATTTGGACGCCGTCCCAGCTGGACGGCGTATTGCGGACGGAGACGCCGAAGCTCGGACTGTGGCTCGATTCCACCGAATGGACGCCTGAGGAGACGGTGTCTCGCATTCTGGAGCGCGCGTGGGACGAAGGGCGAATCGACGAACAGAAATAA